The Geobacillus genomosp. 3 genome segment CCGTGTATTGCTTGAGGAAGCCGCGTTTCAAGCAATGGAGAAAGCCGGATTGGAAAAGGAGAAAATTCAATTTCTGATTGCGGGCGATTTAATTAACCAAATGACGCCGACAAGTTTCGCCGCCCGGACGCTCGGCCCATCGTATCTCGGCGTTTTTGGAGCTTGTTCTACGTCGATGGAAGGGTTGGCGCTCAGCGCTTTTATCACCAACTATGGCGGGGCAGACTATATCTTGACCGGCGCATCGAGCCATAACGCCGCTGTTGAAAAACAGTTCCGCTATCCGACCGAATACGGCGGCCAAAAGCCGCCGACAGCGCAATGGACGGTGACCGGAGCCGGGGTGGCGATCGTCAGTCCGAAAGGAGACGGACCGCGCGTGACGGCAGCGACGATTGGCCGTGTTGTTGATATGGGGCTCGCCGACCCGTTCAACATGGGCGGGGCGATGGCGCCGGCGGCGGTCGATACGATTGAAGCGCATTTGCGCGATATGCAAATTGACGCATCGCACTACGATTTGATTGTTACGGGCGACTTAGGAAGAATCGGGCGCCAAGTTTCCCTCGATTTGCTTCGTCAGCACGGCATTGAGCTCGATGAGGAGCGCTATCAAGACTGCGGGTTGCTCATTTACCGCGACGGTCAGCCGGTGCTGTCCGGGGCAAGCGGAGCGGCTTGTTCCGCTGTCGTCATTTATGGGCATTTGCTTAAGCGGATGCGGCGCGGCGAGCTGAAGCGCATTTTAGCGGTGGCGACAGGGGCGTTATTATCGCCGTTGTCGTTTCAGCAAAACGAAACGATTCCGTGCATCGCTCATGCGGTGGCGATCGAGTATGGAGGTGAGGCGTAGCGTGTTGGCCATGTTTTTTTGGGCGTTTGTCATCGGCGGGTTGATTTGTGTTATTGGACAAATTTTAATGGATGTCTTTAAGTTGACTCCCGCCCATACATTAACGATTCTTGTTGTCGCTGGGGCGATTTTGGACGGGTTCGGGTTATACGAGCCGCTGATTGATTTTGCCGGAGCCGGGGCGACGATTCCGATCACAAGTTTTGGAAATTCTCTCGTCCACGGTGCGATGCAAGAAGCGGAAAAACACGGCATTGTCGGCGTGTTGACCGGCATGTTTGAAGTCACAAGCGCCGGCATTTCCGCCGCCATCGTCTTCGGGTTTATCGGGGCGCTTTTGTTCCGCCCGAAAGGATAGGAGGGACGTATATGACCGTTGCTTCACAAGTAAAACAAACGTTAGCGAGCTTAAAGGGGATTCACGCCGGGTTGCAGCAGTTGGCGCTTACATCCCAGGACGAAACAGCGCAGCGGACGTTTCATGAGGCGATGCTCACAACCGAGGAGATCATCGCTGAACTGAAAGATCGCGTTGGCCGGCTCGAGTTTGAGGAGCCGCAATATCATGGAAAGTAAGGAGCATGATCCATGCCTGTATGGTTAGAAGCCGCCATTCGTTCCATTTGTATTTTGATCGGACTGTTTATCATTACTCGCATCCTTGGCAAAAAGCCATTGGCCAAGCTGTCATTTTTCGAATATATTGTCGGCATTACGGTCGGTGACATCGCCGGAACAATGTCCGTCGATTTAGGGATTTCGCTTCAGGAAGGGATCACGAGCATTTTAATTTGGTCGCTCATTCCGGTGTTGGCCGCCCGCATTTCGTTGCGCAATAAAAAGTTCCGCGATTTTGTCGAAGGGAATTCCACCATTTTGATTAAAAACGGCAAAATTTTAGAGGAAAACTTAAAGAGGGAAAAATACACGGTCGACGAGCTGCTTGAACAGCTGCGCAAAAAAGACGTGTTTCGTGTGGCCGACGTGGAGTTTGCCTTGTTGGAACCAAACGGCGATCTCAACGTCTTGCTGAAGCGGGAAAAACAGCCGCTCACGGTCGGCGATGTATTTCCGAACCCGCCGCGGGAAAAAGAGCCGCAAACCGTCATTATGGACGGCATGATTTTGGATGAGCCGCTTGCGACGATGGGGCTCGGCCGCGGCTGGCTGCAAGAACAGCTTGACAAACAAGGGGTGGCGGTCGAAAACGTCTTCCTCGCCCAAGTCGATTCCTATGGCCAGCTGACGATTGATTTGTACGATGACAAAATTCAAGTGGCGGAGCCGCAAGAGAAAAAGTTGTTGTTGGCGGCAATGAAAAAAGTGCAAGCCGACTTCGAATTGTATGCACTGCAAACCGATTCGCAAGAGGCGAAAGCGGTCTATGAAAAAAATGCAGCGAAAATGACGGAGCTCATCCAAAAGGTCGAGCCGTTATTGCGAAATTAATGAGCGGTAAGGGAGGATCAGATCATGGAAAATAAGCGGACAAAAACAACGGACGAGGAAATCCAAATTCAGCTGAAAACAGATGGCCGTCCCGAACGGGCGCGGACGACCGACGAGGAAATTTCGATTGAATTTATGTTCGATGATCCGCAATTGACACGCCAGCCGAAAGATTACGATGAGATCGAATATTAAGCGCTCTGTGATCGAAAAGGTGTCCCAGGCAACGTACCGGGACACCTCTTCTTTATGACCGTATAGACGGAAAAAACAATGATCCGAAAATGACTGCATTCATGCCGCCCGGGGAGTGTCCGCTCCAAAATGGACCGGGAAGAGGCGGCTAAGAAGGCAGCGACTGCAAAAAGGCGCGCACTTCTTCCGGCGTTTTCGCGTTGGCGCTATGCAGATGGGCGATTTTTTCTCCGTTTTGGAACACAAGAAGGCTTGGGATGCCGAGCACTTGGTATTTCTCGCCAAGTTCCGGAAAGTGATCACGGTCGATCTCAAACCAGTCGTATTGCCCGTAATCGCGGATGATGTCATCGATGAACATATTCAAGCGTACACAGTCAGGACACCAAGTTGTGTAAAATTTGACGACAGCCGGTTTGCTGCCAGAAATGGCCGCCGTGAACTGATCGTTCGTTTCGATGTTTTGCATGCCTTTTTCCCCCATTTCATGTTATCGTTCATCTTTACTTTACCATATGGTGCAGGAAAAAAAGAACGATAACGCCTTCACCTTCGGACACCGGTTTTGCATACAACAGAAAGAAAGGGGGGAAAGGTGTGAGCAAAGAGCTGGAAAAAGCGCTCGAAGCGTGGGTTGCATCAAGAAAAGAAGGACATGAGCAGTTCATTCGTTTGTTTGAACAATGGGGGAATGATTTCAACAAACAGCTGCAAGAAATCGAAAAACTCAACAACGGGTTTTTAAAAAGCGTGCAAGGCAATTTAGGCTATATCGAGCAGTGGTTTACGAAAAAGGAAAAGGAGTTTGCCGAGCTGTTCCGCCTATTTGGTTGACAAAATGACGCGTGCGCCCATACGTCGCTTCAGACCGGTGAATACGATACAGTAAACGGAGAAGGAGGTGCACGAGGATGGGCTTCTGCGGCTACGGATTTCCGTACTATGGCTACGGCTATGGCGGCTTTGGCTATGGCGGTGGCTTTGTGCTGATTGTTGTTTTGTTCATCTTGTTAATTATTGTCGGCGCGGCATTTGTCGGCTAACGGAAAAAACGAATCGTATACGGGCCGTTTCGGCGCTGCGGAGCGGCTCGTATTTTTTCTTTCCCCTTTGATGCACCTTCTTAGGGAGGCGTCATACGATATACAGGGAGAAGGAGGCAGAAAAATGGATCAGCAATTTTTTAAAAACATTGAGAAAAAAACAGGCGTGAACATGAAAGACATTTTCGAGCTTGCCAACTCGCTGCAAAACGCCAATTTCAACGATGAAAAAACGGTGCGCCAAGTGGTGAAGCGGGTGGCGCAAATCGCCAACCGAAAAGTGCCGAAAGAACTCGAAGACCAGATCGTCAAAACGATCGTCCATAGCGGCAAACAAATTGATTTTAATACGATCGCCAATATGCTGAACAATAAAAAATAAGCAAAAGGGAGCTGTGCGCGCGCAAGCTCCCTTTTATTCGAGCGATTTCACCATCGTGACGTGTGGAATGCCGGCATCCATAAACACCCCGGATACCGTCTCGTAGCCGAGCTTTTCATAAAACGGTTCGGCGTGTGTTTGGGCGTTCAGTTTCACTTTTTTTGCCCCTTTTGTTTTCGCGAGCCGCTCCAACGCTTCCATCACCATCCGGCCGGCGCCGCGGCCGCGGTAAGACGGCAAAACGCAGATGCGCTCCGCTTTGCCGATGCTTTCGCCGATCAAGCGAAGCCGTCCGGCCGCAACTGGTTTTTCGCCATCATACAAGACGAGATGGGATGATTCTTGTTCAAATGCATCAATTTCTTCCTCTTCCGGCACATTTTGCTCCTCAATAAATACGAGCCGGCGGACATGCAAAGCGTCCTCATACAAGGGGCGATCTTTTGTTGTTCCAATGGCGATGTTCATGTTATACCGTTTCCTTTCCTCCGACGACAAACGTTTCATAGACGGTCCATGACCCGTTCTCAAGCTGGTAAAGAAGGTGGAACCGGTCGATCGTCTCTTCAAAATGGACGTTTTGCAGCTTCAGCTGGCTGTAAACATCGGCATATTCCGCACCCGGCAAATCGCGGCCGATTGTAATGTGCGGCACGAACACAAACTCCGGCTTTCCGGCAAACAAGCCGCTGTGCAGATGCTGATGGAGGCGCTCAAGCACATCGTTTGGCTCGACTTTCAAATAAATGATGTTGCTTGTCGGGTAAAACGAGCTGAATTTCGTCACTTTAACCGGAATCGGCTCCGTTTCCGCCGCGATGCGGCGCAGCTCTTTCGTCATCTCTTTCAGTTGCCCCTCATCCGCCTCAAACGGATATTTCAGCGTAATGTGCGGCGGAATGAGGGCGTAATGGCTGTCATACCGTTTCCGGTACGAGTTGGCAAAGTCTTGAATGCGTTTTGACGGAAATAATACAATGCCGTATTTCATCCCGATTTCCCTCCTTAGATGGTTGTATTTCAATGGTTTACAGCGACAAAAGAGCGGATACGGCCCTCGGCACGTCAGGCTGCCAATACGTCCACGCATGGCCGCCGGCAAACTCATGGTACGTGTAGGCGTACCGTTTTTCCATAAATAAGTCCCGTGCCATACGATTTGGTGTAATAAAGTCGCGTACACGGCCGTCCGTTGATTTCACGGCTGTTTCTTCCGCGCCGATGGAATGATAAATCGAAAGAAGCGACGGATCGCGGAACGCGCGGATACGCGCCAACACCGAGTCATCGATGTAAGGGGACTGCATGGCGATGTTTCCAAATGTATGCGGATACAACAGCCCGGCTAACAACGAGACCGTTCCGCCGAGCGAATCGCCGATCAGCGCCCGGCCTTTGCCGATTTGGTAGGTCGGCAGCTCGTGATCCAAAAACGGAACGAGTTCATGGGCTAAAAAACGAATGTACGCCTCGTGCTTTTGCCCTGCCGGGTGGTATTTCTCGTAGCGGTCGTTCACATTCCGATACGGGATACCGACGACAACCGTCCGATCGATCGTTCCTTCGTCCATGAGCGTCTCGATGACGGTTTTGATTTTTCCGTACATAAAATAATCTTTGCCGTCTTGAGCGATTAGTAAAGAATATTTGTGAAGCGGAGAAAAATTGCTTGGCAAATACACGAGCAGTTCAATTTTCTCCTGAAGCTCCCCGCTGTAAAGCGCATAATCACGCATCGTTCCTGCTGCGGCTGCCATGACCATCCTCCATGAACACAATAAGTTCACCTGTTATTGTAACATATTTTGGCGAAAAGATGTTAATGGAGAGCGCGAATTTTTCGCGAATTTGCCGAACATTGGCAGCGGCAAAAAAATGACTTGCAAAAACGGCCGGAATACGTTACATTTTTTAATAAATTAACATCTTTCCGAAAGAAGTCTCCCACTTCTAAGTGAAGTGAAAGTGGGAGATGAATGTCGGTTGGCGTTAGCCAACGAATATGATCGAATATGGCGAGAACGGACACCTTCGGAACGAAGGGAAGCGTAAAGGGTTCTTGTGTGTGGCTTACCGTTCGGCGAACACACACAAGTCGCTTGAAGCCCTCACCTCTAAGCGAAGTGTAGGTAGTGGGTAGTTCACTAAATTAACAAAATTAAATATACGTTCTGTTCTTATCGAGAGAAGCGGAGGGAACTGGCCCTGCGAAGCTTCAGCAACCAGCCGGAAACCGGTCAGGTGCTAAATCCAGCGAATTGAGCATTCAATTCGGAAGATAAGAAGAAGCATGACCATGGGTATGGAAAAGTCTTCTTCTTAGAAGACTTTTTTTATTTGCCTTTGTTTAGGCGGCCGCTCCGCCGACCGGTGAGGCGTGTTGGAGCCGAGGTGTCCGGCTGCCGAGACAAGCAGCGGTGCGCTTTAGGCGTCATGGCCGTCGGCCGTTTGACCACGAGAGAATTTTTCAGCAGAAGGAGAGAGATGAGATGGAGAAACTGGAAACATTGTTGGCGCAAATTGGCAACCGAAGTGAAACGGTGACCGGGACGGTCAACCCGCCCGTCTATTTTTCGACCGCCTATCGCCATGCCGGAATCGGGGAGTCGACCGGGTTTGACTACATCCGTACCGGCAATCCGACGCGCAAAATCGTCGAAGAGGCGATCGCCAAGCTAGAAGGCGGTGACCAAGGCTATGCCTTTAGTTCCGGCATGGCGGCCATCCAGACGGTGCTCGCCTTGTTTGAGAGCGGAGACGAGTTTCTCGTATCGGCCGACCTTTACGGCGGCACGTACCGCCTGTTTGAGCGCGGCTGGCGCAAATACGGTCTTCGGTTTCATTACGTTGACTTCACTGATCCTAGTGCGGTGGAAAAAACGATAACGGAAAAAACGAAAGCCATTTTCTTGGAAACGCCAACCAACCCGCTCATGCAGGAAGCGGACATCCTTGCCGTGGCCGAACTCGCCAAGCGGCACGGGCTGTTGTTGATCGTCGATAACACGTTTTACACCCCGGTGCTCCAGCGTCCGATTGAAGAAGGAGCCGATATCGTCATCCATAGCGCGACGAAATACTTAGGCGGCCATAACGACGTGTTGGCCGGGCTTGTTGTCGCCAAGGGCGAGGAGCTTTGTCAACGGTTGGCCGAGTACCATAACGCCATCGGCGCGGTGTTGTCGCCGTTTGATTCGTGGCTGCTCATCCGCGGGATGAAAACGTTGGCGCTAAGGATGCGCCAGCATGAAGAAAACGCCAAGCGCATCAGCGCGTTTTTGCGCGAACATGAAGATGTCATAGACGTCCTATATCCGGGAAGAGGCGGGATGTTGTCATTCCGGATTGCCGATGAGAAGTGGGTGAACGGATTTTTAAAAAGCTTGCGTCTCATTACGTTCGCCGAAAGCTTAGGCGGAGTCGAAAGCTTCATCACGTACCCGGCGACGCAGACACACGCCGACATTCCGGAAGACATCCGCATTCAAAACGGCGTCTGCAACCGATTGCTCCGCTTTTCGGTCGGCATCGAACATGCCGATGATTTAATCGCCGACCTGGCGCAAGCATTCAAAAACATGAAAGAGGTGTGAGCGATGGAACGGGAATGGTCGTTTTCAACGAAACTGCTCCATAACGAATGGAAAGTCGACCGCGAAACGGGAGCGGTGAGTGTGCCGATCCAGCACGCCTCCACGTTCCATCAGTTTGATTTCGACGCGTTCGGCAAATACGACTACAGCCGCTCCGGCAACCCGACGCGCGAGGCGCTTGAGGAAGCGATCGCCGCCTTAGAAGGCGGCGTGCGCGGATTCGCCTTCGCCTCCGGCATGGCGGCCATCTCGACCGCGTTTTTGCTTTTGTCCAAAGGCGACCATGTGGTTGTGACCGAAGACGTCTACGGCGGCACGTATCGGATGGTCACGGAAGTGTTGAACCGGTTTGGCATCGAGCATACGTTTGTCGATATGACCGATTTGCATGCCGTGGCCGAAAACATCCGGCCGAACACGAAAGTCATTTATATGGAAACGCCGTCCAATCCGTTGTTAAAAGTGACCGACATTCAAGGCGTCGTCAAGCTGGCGAAGGCGCACGGCTGTTTGACGTTTCTCGACAACACGTTTATGACGCCGGCGCTGCAACGGCCGCTTGACCTTGGCGTCGACGTCGTCCTCCATAGCGCGACGAAGTTTTTAGCCGGCCATAGCGATGTCGTCGCCGGGCTGGCGGCTGTGAAGGATGAGGAATTAGGAAAACAGCTCTACAAGCTGCAAAACGCCTTTGGCGCCATCCTCGGCGTCCAAGACGCCTGGCTCGTGCTGCGCGGCATCAAAACGCTCCACGTCCGGCTGAAGCAGTCATCCGAATCCGCCCTAGCCATCGCCGAGTATTTGGCGCGCCACCCGAAAGTGGAAGAGGTGTACTATCCGGGGCTTTCGCACCACCCGGGCCATGCGGTTCAGCGCCAGCAGGCGGCCGGGTTTGGCGCCGTCTTGTCGTTCCGACTCGCCGATGAAGACGCAGCCCGGACGTTCGTCCGAAACGTCCGCCTGCCCGTGTTTGCTGTCAGCCTCGGAGCCGTCGAGTCGATTTTGTCATATCCGGCGAAAATGTCGCATGCGGCCATGCCGAAAGACGAACGGCTCCGCCGCGGCATTACCGACGGCTTGCTGAGGCTGAGCGTCGGGCTGGAAGATGTGAACGATTTGATCGCCGATTTCGAGCAGGCGCTGTCATATGTCAACGAACGGCCATCGGCCATCCCTGCGCGGTAACAACAAAGGTATGCACCGCTTTTAGGTGCATACCTTCGTTGTCGTCGTTCCGTCAGGGAAAGCCAAGCGGGAGCCGCCCGCTACACTTCCCGGACAAAATTGACAGCCGTCAGCGGAATGAGCACTGTCCGCGTTTCCCGCTCATATCCGCCTGCTTCCGCCTGAATCTCGATCGTTCCGTCCTCGACGTCGGTCAATTGTCCTTCAATCAAGTTGTTGTCCGTCGCGACTTGGAGCGTCTCTCCGATGAGGCGGCGGAGCTGCTCTTCGAATGTGGCCGCAAAGTCCATCGTTTCCTCCCTCCTTTCAGTCCAAACGGGCGACGGCTTGAATGCTGGCAAACGGAACATAAACGAACCGCCCGAGCGCATCTTCAAGCACGACATAATCAGTGCGGACGGCGATGACCGTGCCGGCCACCGGGCCGAAATTGACTGTGATTTCCACCCTTTCCCCAATTAAGTCCTCCAGCTCGTCGCCAATATCTTCCACGGGTGGCGCTCCTGTGCGCAGCTCGGCCAAAATGGCTTGCAACAGTTCCCGCTCATCTTCTAAAATGGCCCGCTGTTCCTGCTCCTCGTCAAGAATGCGGCGCAAAATCCGTTCGGTGTCG includes the following:
- a CDS encoding thioredoxin family protein, producing the protein MQNIETNDQFTAAISGSKPAVVKFYTTWCPDCVRLNMFIDDIIRDYGQYDWFEIDRDHFPELGEKYQVLGIPSLLVFQNGEKIAHLHSANAKTPEEVRAFLQSLPS
- the metC gene encoding cystathionine beta-lyase, which encodes MEREWSFSTKLLHNEWKVDRETGAVSVPIQHASTFHQFDFDAFGKYDYSRSGNPTREALEEAIAALEGGVRGFAFASGMAAISTAFLLLSKGDHVVVTEDVYGGTYRMVTEVLNRFGIEHTFVDMTDLHAVAENIRPNTKVIYMETPSNPLLKVTDIQGVVKLAKAHGCLTFLDNTFMTPALQRPLDLGVDVVLHSATKFLAGHSDVVAGLAAVKDEELGKQLYKLQNAFGAILGVQDAWLVLRGIKTLHVRLKQSSESALAIAEYLARHPKVEEVYYPGLSHHPGHAVQRQQAAGFGAVLSFRLADEDAARTFVRNVRLPVFAVSLGAVESILSYPAKMSHAAMPKDERLRRGITDGLLRLSVGLEDVNDLIADFEQALSYVNERPSAIPAR
- a CDS encoding methionine biosynthesis PLP-dependent protein, which gives rise to MEKLETLLAQIGNRSETVTGTVNPPVYFSTAYRHAGIGESTGFDYIRTGNPTRKIVEEAIAKLEGGDQGYAFSSGMAAIQTVLALFESGDEFLVSADLYGGTYRLFERGWRKYGLRFHYVDFTDPSAVEKTITEKTKAIFLETPTNPLMQEADILAVAELAKRHGLLLIVDNTFYTPVLQRPIEEGADIVIHSATKYLGGHNDVLAGLVVAKGEELCQRLAEYHNAIGAVLSPFDSWLLIRGMKTLALRMRQHEENAKRISAFLREHEDVIDVLYPGRGGMLSFRIADEKWVNGFLKSLRLITFAESLGGVESFITYPATQTHADIPEDIRIQNGVCNRLLRFSVGIEHADDLIADLAQAFKNMKEV
- a CDS encoding YjcZ family sporulation protein codes for the protein MGFCGYGFPYYGYGYGGFGYGGGFVLIVVLFILLIIVGAAFVG
- a CDS encoding stage VI sporulation protein F — protein: MDQQFFKNIEKKTGVNMKDIFELANSLQNANFNDEKTVRQVVKRVAQIANRKVPKELEDQIVKTIVHSGKQIDFNTIANMLNNKK
- the spoVAD gene encoding stage V sporulation protein AD; the protein is MLKGHRTWVFANKPAIIATAAVGGPFEANGRLAEDFDLLHEDLWLGEESYEKAHRVLLEEAAFQAMEKAGLEKEKIQFLIAGDLINQMTPTSFAARTLGPSYLGVFGACSTSMEGLALSAFITNYGGADYILTGASSHNAAVEKQFRYPTEYGGQKPPTAQWTVTGAGVAIVSPKGDGPRVTAATIGRVVDMGLADPFNMGGAMAPAAVDTIEAHLRDMQIDASHYDLIVTGDLGRIGRQVSLDLLRQHGIELDEERYQDCGLLIYRDGQPVLSGASGAACSAVVIYGHLLKRMRRGELKRILAVATGALLSPLSFQQNETIPCIAHAVAIEYGGEA
- the spoVAE gene encoding stage V sporulation protein AE, which gives rise to MLAMFFWAFVIGGLICVIGQILMDVFKLTPAHTLTILVVAGAILDGFGLYEPLIDFAGAGATIPITSFGNSLVHGAMQEAEKHGIVGVLTGMFEVTSAGISAAIVFGFIGALLFRPKG
- a CDS encoding DUF421 domain-containing protein, producing the protein MPVWLEAAIRSICILIGLFIITRILGKKPLAKLSFFEYIVGITVGDIAGTMSVDLGISLQEGITSILIWSLIPVLAARISLRNKKFRDFVEGNSTILIKNGKILEENLKREKYTVDELLEQLRKKDVFRVADVEFALLEPNGDLNVLLKREKQPLTVGDVFPNPPREKEPQTVIMDGMILDEPLATMGLGRGWLQEQLDKQGVAVENVFLAQVDSYGQLTIDLYDDKIQVAEPQEKKLLLAAMKKVQADFELYALQTDSQEAKAVYEKNAAKMTELIQKVEPLLRN
- a CDS encoding YjcG family protein, encoding MKYGIVLFPSKRIQDFANSYRKRYDSHYALIPPHITLKYPFEADEGQLKEMTKELRRIAAETEPIPVKVTKFSSFYPTSNIIYLKVEPNDVLERLHQHLHSGLFAGKPEFVFVPHITIGRDLPGAEYADVYSQLKLQNVHFEETIDRFHLLYQLENGSWTVYETFVVGGKETV
- a CDS encoding DUF1657 domain-containing protein, which gives rise to MTVASQVKQTLASLKGIHAGLQQLALTSQDETAQRTFHEAMLTTEEIIAELKDRVGRLEFEEPQYHGK
- a CDS encoding GNAT family N-acetyltransferase, whose translation is MNIAIGTTKDRPLYEDALHVRRLVFIEEQNVPEEEEIDAFEQESSHLVLYDGEKPVAAGRLRLIGESIGKAERICVLPSYRGRGAGRMVMEALERLAKTKGAKKVKLNAQTHAEPFYEKLGYETVSGVFMDAGIPHVTMVKSLE
- a CDS encoding alpha/beta hydrolase; this encodes MAAAAGTMRDYALYSGELQEKIELLVYLPSNFSPLHKYSLLIAQDGKDYFMYGKIKTVIETLMDEGTIDRTVVVGIPYRNVNDRYEKYHPAGQKHEAYIRFLAHELVPFLDHELPTYQIGKGRALIGDSLGGTVSLLAGLLYPHTFGNIAMQSPYIDDSVLARIRAFRDPSLLSIYHSIGAEETAVKSTDGRVRDFITPNRMARDLFMEKRYAYTYHEFAGGHAWTYWQPDVPRAVSALLSL